One Ignavibacteria bacterium genomic region harbors:
- a CDS encoding DUF4402 domain-containing protein — protein MKKIIISAIVLMMTVMCTEIYAQVTASISATATVLTGISVTNKSDLNFGDDIVPGVQRTVDKTNANSGRFTLVGAPNKQISISFTTPSQLINGTSTMPITFSSTDAGYQVPGGSVVSFNPVVVSNASFNSQGTMTVFLGGKVTPSNDQASGLYTASITVNLEYTGN, from the coding sequence ATGAAAAAAATAATAATATCTGCAATAGTACTGATGATGACAGTGATGTGCACTGAAATTTATGCGCAGGTCACGGCTTCTATTTCCGCTACAGCTACAGTTTTGACAGGAATATCTGTGACAAACAAAAGTGACTTAAATTTCGGGGATGATATAGTACCCGGAGTTCAAAGGACAGTTGATAAAACGAATGCCAATTCGGGCAGATTTACATTGGTTGGTGCTCCTAATAAACAAATAAGTATAAGTTTTACCACACCGTCACAATTAATCAACGGTACAAGTACGATGCCGATAACATTTTCAAGCACTGATGCAGGATATCAGGTACCGGGAGGTTCTGTGGTTTCATTCAATCCCGTTGTTGTTTCGAATGCATCATTTAACTCTCAGGGAACTATGACAGTATTTCTTGGTGGCAAAGTTACTCCCTCAAATGATCAGGCATCGGGATTATATACAGCATCTATTACAGTTAATTTGGAATATACAGGAAACTAA